From the genome of Gemmatimonadota bacterium:
GACTGGCTCTTAAGACTATTTATTAACAGATTTTTATTACACAAAGGGTGTTATAACATCTAAAGACGTTATAACGTCCTTTACTACAGGCGTTTGATGCCCAGTTTTTTCATTTTGGTGTATAGCGTAGAAGGCGGTAAACCCAACAATGTCGCCGCCCCGTTTGCCCCCTTTATTTTCCATTTGGTCGCTTTGAGTACTTTGAGAATATAATCGCGTTCAAATTCATCCAAAGGCATGATTTCGCCGGCTTGATCAGGTAAAGTGCGCCTCTTAAGATCCTGCACCGTGCCCTTGATTTGAGAATCATACAGCCCCAGATCCCCTACTTCGATTTGCAAACCATTACATACGGTTACTGCTCGCTGTATTGTGTGTTCCAGTTCCCGTACATTCCCAGGCCAATCGTAACTTTGCAATACCTCGATAACCTCTGACGTCAAAGGGGCAAATTGTTTGCCTATATGCGCTGCCATGCGGTTCTTGAAAAACTCAGATAGGTCAGGTATATCCTCCTTGCGCTCGCGCAGAGGCGGCAAATATATCGGAAAAGTATTGAGGCGGTAATAGAGGTCCTCTCGGAAAGTACCTGCACTGATCATCTCCTCAAGGTCGCGATTGGTCGCTGCCACAATCCGCGTTCGCGCCTCCAGAGTCTCGCTGCTTCCAATGCGCTCAAATGTGCCCTCGTCCAGCAAGCGCAACATCCTGGTCTGTGTTTCCAGAGTCATATCGCCGACCTCGTCCAAAAAGAGCGTGCCTCCCTTCGCCAGTTCCACTTTGCCCAGTCTGCGAACAACTGCGCTGGTAAACGCTCCTTTCTCGTGACCAAAAAGTTCACTATCAATTAGCGTTTCAGGTAGTGCACCGCAGTTGACCTGCATAAATGGACCATCGCGATGGGCACTCAGAGCGTGTAGTGCCCGCGCAGCCAATCCCTTACCCACACCCGTCTCGCCCTTAAACAGTACTGTCAGATCAGTGGATGCTACTTTTCTGAGCTGGATTTGAAATTCGTGCAGGGCCGTACTCTGACCGATAAACTCTTTGCCAATGCCATCCGTGTTGTTGATTATGGAGGTCAGTGCGCTGATGCGCGGATCCTTTTCTACCGAGAGTTGCACCTGCGCGATCTCTGAGTAATTGAGGTCGCGATCTATCGCCCTGACCTGAAACGTGTAATCTCCCGGTGAAAGGTCTTGGTAATGTGCCCGCATCTTTCGAGTCGCTGACTGCCAGTCGGAATCATAGCCCCTCAGGCGATAGATATAGAGCATGTCGCGGGGATGGGTAGAAAAACTCAGACCTTTGTACTCGAAAACTACCTGCTGTCCTGCCGTGGATACGATGTCTTCCTGCAGGTTCTCATAGATCTGATCGGCAATCACTTGCAGCAGGCAAATCTGGGGCGGGTTTTTTTGTTGGCGATAACGCACCAGAGAATTTTGGACTGTACCGAACCAGAAGTTTCCATCGCGATCTTCGAGTATCTGGGAAACCGGTCCTATATGTGGTGAGTTGATCATCTGGAAATGCTGACCATCGTAGTGAGCCACGCCGCCGTCTGTGCCGAGCCAAAGATGGCCTTTCCGATCTTCAAGCAAGCAGTGGATGCGGTTGCTTGGCAAACCGTCTGCTGTTGTGAAGTTGTGAAAGACGCGACCATCAAAGCAAGCCAGACCGCCCTGAGTAGCGATCCACAGGTTGCCATCGCGATCTAACAACAGATCGGTGACTCTGTCATCTATCAGCCCATCCCCAACCCCATAAAATTTGAGCTTATCTTCAGGATGCCAGTGCGCCAGACCCTTACCAGAGAAATTGTGGCAGGTAAGAAAAAAATAAACCTCGCGGTTGCGCCCGGGAATCACCGTGCCGATGCGACTAAAAGAATCTTTCTTCTCATTATCCTCAAAAATGGTCTGGAACTGCTCTCCCCGCTGGTAAACGAGCTTCAATGCGCTGACCAAAAGGGATCTCTTGCTTTTTTCTTTTTCGTTTTCCCAATGACCAAAAAGGAATCCTCCCTGTGAGTCCTGGGCGATTGCACTAACACTTTTTCCGTCTAAATCTGCGATTGTTTCTATTTTTTCAACCTTCTGCCCATCGTAGCGGAACAAGCCATTGATACCGCCAAACCACAGACACCCGTCGTGGTCTTCGTAGATGGCGAAACAGTTGTTGATATCAAAGCCATCCTCAGTGCCTACACAGACAAAGGCCTCACCATTGAAGCGAAAGCCGCTTTTGCTTAGAGAGTTAAAAACAGGAGACACAGAACCCACCCATATATCACCTCGACTGTCTTGCACAATCTGCGAGATCTCACTCACTCTGTTGGATGACTCGCCACTGAGGCCAAAAACGCTGATACTATGTGCGTCGTAGAGCGCGATGCCTCCCCAAGTGGCGAACCAATACTGATGCTCGCGATCTTGGAAAACAGCTTTGACAGCACGATGTGGCAAACCATCAGCAGGGGTAAATCTGTTGAATCCGTCTCCGTCCTGGTAGAGTACTCCTTCAGAAGTGCATAACCACATTCGACCTGTACCGTCACTCTGAATTTTGCGCAGACCGCCACCCAAATTGACCTGCATAGCCTGGAAGGTGCCATCGGTATAGCACCAGAGATCGTTCTGATGTCCTCGCTGACCAAACCACACCTTGCCAGCAGAGTCCTGCCCCAAGGCATAGCTTGTCTTGCTTTGCGGAAACCCTTCTTTTTTCTCATATCGGCGGAAGGATATGCCATCGAAACGGATGAGATAATCAAAGCCAAACCAAATCTGGCCTTCCGGATCCTGGGCAATGCCCCGACACTGTTTGGGCCATTGGGGAGAAGGCGGCTCCTCGTAATGCTGGAGATAGAGCGGAATCAAGTCGTGGAACACAGTGCCATCGTAATATCCCAAAGTCCTGTGACCGCCACACCATATACGACCCTCACTGTCTTCGTAGATAAACTGCACAGCACGGCCTGCAATCCCATCGTCTTCCAGATGGTGAAAATTTGTCCCGTCGTACCAGCAGACCCCATTTAACGTACCAAACCACAATCGATTCTGACTGTCTTGTGAAACACAATAAACACGATCATTAACAAGACCGTCGCGTCGCGTAAAATTTCGAAACTCGTCTCCATCGAAGCGACTAACACCGTTGTCCCAGGTGGCGAACCAGAGATAACCCTCGCTATCCTCAACAATGTGTTCAATGCGCATCCCGGCCAGACCATCGGCTATGGAATAAGTCCGCCAGGTGCCTGTGCGGTTAAGAGGTTTAATCATCAAAGAGAACCTTGTGATACAAAAAAAACTGGTTTATAGTGTATCTCACATTTGCAAACTAAATAATAATAATGATTTCCAAATATCCAAATACCAATTGCTTCTCAACCATTTGCCAAAAGTTCTGGTAAAAAGTTCTGAGACGAGTTTTGCTGATCGCCGATTGCTCAATCGGAAAACGGGACGCCGTGGCCTTGCCCGTAAAACCAGATCATATCGACAAAGAACGAGATGCCCGCGCCCACATAGTATCCCATTATCAATCCGAGGAAGAAGGGGCGGGCACTGCGATAGGTTCTGCTGCCGCCAAAACGCAGGATCGCGAGTTTGCTCAACCAGCCGAGGAAAATGGGGAAGATTACATGGGTCACGGGATACGCAGGCCCGGTTGCCAGTCCCAGTGGGTGCAGAGGCCACCAGGTGTAGCGGTAACGCAAGAAGTACAGGAGGGCAGCGAAGGCGATGCCGCTGGTGAAGAAGGCCATTTTGCGCCAGTCGGGGTTGACGGGATCTCTTGCGTATTTAACTACAAAGTCCCAGGGTCCGCGCGCTAAGCCTCCGGAGATTTGCGATCCGTAATTGCCCGCGCCGCCTTCATACCCCATGGATATGATATACAAACAGGATGCGACAATGCCCACGCCCATTGCCAGACATATGGCCCAGACGAGTTGTCGTTTGTGATGCTGAATGGTGTCAAATAGACGGACGGAGTGGGTCAAGGCAGGCATGAGTGTTGTTTTCATGTCGCCGCACCAGCCAAATGACATGCCGAGTGCGACCATGGTTTGTGCAGATAATCGCGTGGTGCCAAATGTGAACATGATAAATGTTTGCGGTACCATGACGGCTCGGATGGTGATGACGCCGGTTTCGGCGATGATGCGCGAGATCCCGATATAGACGACCATCATGACGACGAGAAATACCGCGATTACCCACAGGCCCATGCCCGAGGCGTAAAACCAGCAGGCCATGTAGAGCAGCCCGCCCAATAAGCCGAAGACAGCACCCCGATAGGAGAGCAATTCGTCTGAGTCATCGATTTTTGCATCGCCTTTGAATGCTTTGCGAAAGACATCGCGCAAATGCGACCGCGCAATCCAAAGCCCCCAGCCGACTACGGTAAACCACACGCCGATCATTTGCCAGCCCACGGGCACAAAGGAGGTGCCAGCAAAATTTGCTTCTGAAATTATGACGCCAAATCGGTTGAATAATCCCTCTTCTATGACCGCGAGGAAGTAGAAAAAGCAGATGCTAAATGAGATGTCTAAGTTGATAAAGTAGGCAAATCCCACAATGGGCCAGTAGAGGTTCATGCGAATTGCCTGAAAATCTCGTCCAAAGGATATGGCTTCAAATCGCCAGGGAAATACGGGAAATGTGGGATTAAAATAGGATACGATGTTCCACAAGATTCCGAAGATCGAAAAGGAAAAGCCCATCCAGAAGAGCGGTGAGCGCATAAATGGCGGCAGGCGGGATGGTGTATCGCCTTCTTCGACCATTGCGAGGGGCAATTCCATGAGGGCGTAGTCCAGTCGCTCGTATTCGATCCATTGTTTGCGCAGGATTACCGCTGTACACAACAAGACGGCGCAGAGTGCCGCGAGCAGGCTCAACCACCAGAATAAAGGTCCGATCCACACTTCCCATGGAACAGGCGAGCCGCGCGGCAAGCCCTCGAAGAACCACGTCAATGCCGGGCCGGGTTCAATTACAGCCCAGGATGGCAGATAGTCGTGTGTAAATTCACCCCATCGATTTGTAGGGTCGGCGAGGTAATACGGTACGCAAAAGCTGGCGATTAATCGGCTCAAGAAATACGTTGGCAGGGTTGAGGCGATCAGGCCCATTGAGAAAATGACGAGCAGTTCGCCCCGATTGAGCTTGAGATAGTGTCGCAAGAATACGACGGTTATCGCAAAGGGAAATACCACGGCGAGGGACAGGTGATTTTGCGCCAGCCGCGTTGTGTGTAAGATGTGCCGTGCATAAAATCCACCGAGCGCGGCTACGAGTACAAGTGTTAGTCCCAGGATGATTGACTTATAGGTCAATGCGCGTGCAGTGGGGTCTTTTTGTCGGTGTTCTTGAGCGACTTCAGCCATGGTTTCTATATAGGGCGGTGGATTGAGGCTGTCAAGGGGAAGTGTGAAGGATGAAGTGTGAAGGATGCCAGTATTGAACTTGATGATTTCGCCGAATGGGTGTACCTTCGGGGGATGAATAGACGGAGCGGTGTACAACTGGTCGTTTCTCAGACCAGTTCATAGACGAATAGACGAACCCCACCTGGCCACCCCGTATGGATGAATTTCTATAGCTTATGAAAAACGAACGTTCAATCGCAGCTTATTCCGGACTTTTTTTGATCGCTTTGGCGTCGCTGGCGATCCAGATTGTTCTGGTGCGTCTGCTGAGTGTTATTACCTGGTACCATCTGGCATTTTTTTCGATTTCCATTGCCATGCTGGGTATGACCGCGGGGGCTATTCAGGTCTATGTGCAAAGAGGTCGCTTTGACGGTGAGAATAAGATCGAAGCGATTACCCGGGCATGTGTCGGGTTTGCGCTGTCTATTCCCGCGTCTCTGATCCTTTTGTGCGTTCTGCCTATCGGGTTTTACAGAAGTATTCTGAGCTTGATCGTGCTTTTTGTAGCGACGCTGGTCTGCGCCTGGCCGTTTTATTATGCAGGTCTGGTTATTACGACTGTGTTGACGCGATTCAATGCGCCGATTGGCAGGCTTTATGCCAGTGATTTAACAGGTGCTTCTGCTGGTTGTCTGATTGTGTTGGGTGGTCTCGAAATAGTTGATGCGCCGAGTCTTATGTTGTGGTGTAGCGGTATTGGCGCGCTGGCGGGTGCGTGTTTTGCCCGTGTTGCACAATCTCGGTCTGTTCGTCGTTATATCGCGTTCGCGTTGCTGTTTTTTGTGTTGGGAATTCTCAATGCGCAGACCCCGTATGGTGTTCGCCCGATGTTTGTGAAGGAGAAGTTTCAAAGGCTTAGCTATCAAATTTTAGAGCGGTGGAATTCCTTTTCGCGGGTTGTTGTCTATCGCCAGCAATATTTGCCTCCGCAACTCTGGGGTGGCAGTCCCGTAGCAGGGGACGAGAAGATTTTTTTTCACGGGATGACGATTGACGGTGCAGCGGGTACGGCTATTAGATCGTTTGCTTCGCTCAGAGATATTGAACATCTGCGTTATGATATCACAAATGTGGGGTATTATCTCAATAGACGGGGTAATGCCTGTATTATTGGCGTGGGCGGGGGGAAGGATATCCAGAGTGCGCTCTTTTTTGGTCACGACGCTGTTCTGGGTATTGAGGTCAATCCGATTTTTGTCGATTTGCTCCAGAATGAGTTTCGCGATTTTGCTGGGCTTGCCAATCGGGATGATGTGACGTTTGTGGTGGATGATGCGCGCAGTTTTTTGTCGCAGAGTCGCGCGCAGTTTTCCGTTATTCAGATGGCGTTGATCGATACCTGGGCAGCGACGGGCGCGGGCGCATTTTCTCTGTCTGAAAATGCGCTCTATACTGTGGAAGCCTGGCAGACATTTCTCAGCCGCCTGACAGAAGACGGTGTTTTTACGGTGTCGCGGTGGTACAGTGCTGAACATATTGGGGAAACTGGTCGCGTGCTGAGTCTGGGCGTTGAATCGCTTTTGCGGCTGGATATAAAAAGACCAGCCGATCATATGGCGCTTATTACAATAGGCAATATTTCGACTTTGCTGATTTGTCGGCAGCCGCTGGGTGAGGCCGATGTTGATCGGTTGAGACAGGTGTGCGAGGAATTGCAATATCAGATTGTGCATGTGCCCGACCATTTGCCTGCCGAACCCATTTTGAGACAGATTTTATCTGCCCAATCCACAGAGCAACTCGCAGAGGCTGTGGCGCAAGCTGAATTGGACTACAGCCCGCCGACGGATGACAATCCGTATTTTTTTAATATGTTGAAGCTGAATCACATAGGGACTGCGCTGAGCTTGAAAGAGGGCGTTATCAGCGGTAATTTGAGAGCACTGGCTACGCTTCTGGTGCTTTTGATTGTGCTCGGAGTGCTCGCTGTTGCGACGATTGGCGTGCCTTTGTGGCTTGCCCATAGACCCACAACGTTGATGCGAACACGCGGTTTCTGGTTCGGCGCACTGTATTTTTCTCTTATTGGTTCGGCTTTTATGTTTGTGGAGATTGCCCTGATTCAACGGCTCAACGTATTTACTGGACACCCCATCTATTCGCTGGGTATATTGCTGTTTACGCTTATTGCAAGTACGGGTATGGGCAGTTTTGTAAGCGATCATCTTCCGCTTACGCGAAAGCCGTGGGTTTATGTTTTTCCAATTACGACGGCGGTGAGTGTTGTTGCTCTCAATACGGTTCTACACTATTTGTTGTCTCACATGATGGCTGAGGATACGACGATAAAAATACTGGTGTCTGTTCTGGTCATTTTTCCCGTGGGGATGCTTATGGGGCTGTTTTTTCCGACGGGTATGCGTCTGGTTCAGTCCCATTATGAAGACGATACGCCGTGGTTCTGGGCTCTGAATGGGATTATGGGTGTGCTGTGTTCTGCTCTATCTGTGTTTGTTTCTATTATATTTGGAATATCTGTCAATTTTTTTATTGCGGCTGTGGCTTACGCGCTTGTTCTGTGGTGTGTTTACAGTTTGCGTCGGGAACGCGCAGTAACGTGAAAGGATTTTTTATGATAGATCATATTGTTCTTCTCAAGCTCAAAGATGGGGTTACGCAAGAACAGACCCGGGCGCTACACGATGGTTTGATTGCGCTTAAAGAAAAGGGGAGTATTCCGGGTATGGAGGAGATTACTGCGGGATATAATAATAGCCCGGAGGGGAAAAATTACGGCTATGACTGGGGGTTTATTATTCGGTTTGTGGATGAGGCTGCACGAGATTTCTACCTGCCACACCCGGATCACAGAGCACTTAGCCAGCCTTTTATACGTCAAATTGTCGATGATGT
Proteins encoded in this window:
- a CDS encoding AAA domain-containing protein translates to MIKPLNRTGTWRTYSIADGLAGMRIEHIVEDSEGYLWFATWDNGVSRFDGDEFRNFTRRDGLVNDRVYCVSQDSQNRLWFGTLNGVCWYDGTNFHHLEDDGIAGRAVQFIYEDSEGRIWCGGHRTLGYYDGTVFHDLIPLYLQHYEEPPSPQWPKQCRGIAQDPEGQIWFGFDYLIRFDGISFRRYEKKEGFPQSKTSYALGQDSAGKVWFGQRGHQNDLWCYTDGTFQAMQVNLGGGLRKIQSDGTGRMWLCTSEGVLYQDGDGFNRFTPADGLPHRAVKAVFQDREHQYWFATWGGIALYDAHSISVFGLSGESSNRVSEISQIVQDSRGDIWVGSVSPVFNSLSKSGFRFNGEAFVCVGTEDGFDINNCFAIYEDHDGCLWFGGINGLFRYDGQKVEKIETIADLDGKSVSAIAQDSQGGFLFGHWENEKEKSKRSLLVSALKLVYQRGEQFQTIFEDNEKKDSFSRIGTVIPGRNREVYFFLTCHNFSGKGLAHWHPEDKLKFYGVGDGLIDDRVTDLLLDRDGNLWIATQGGLACFDGRVFHNFTTADGLPSNRIHCLLEDRKGHLWLGTDGGVAHYDGQHFQMINSPHIGPVSQILEDRDGNFWFGTVQNSLVRYRQQKNPPQICLLQVIADQIYENLQEDIVSTAGQQVVFEYKGLSFSTHPRDMLYIYRLRGYDSDWQSATRKMRAHYQDLSPGDYTFQVRAIDRDLNYSEIAQVQLSVEKDPRISALTSIINNTDGIGKEFIGQSTALHEFQIQLRKVASTDLTVLFKGETGVGKGLAARALHALSAHRDGPFMQVNCGALPETLIDSELFGHEKGAFTSAVVRRLGKVELAKGGTLFLDEVGDMTLETQTRMLRLLDEGTFERIGSSETLEARTRIVAATNRDLEEMISAGTFREDLYYRLNTFPIYLPPLRERKEDIPDLSEFFKNRMAAHIGKQFAPLTSEVIEVLQSYDWPGNVRELEHTIQRAVTVCNGLQIEVGDLGLYDSQIKGTVQDLKRRTLPDQAGEIMPLDEFERDYILKVLKATKWKIKGANGAATLLGLPPSTLYTKMKKLGIKRL
- a CDS encoding Dabb family protein; protein product: MIDHIVLLKLKDGVTQEQTRALHDGLIALKEKGSIPGMEEITAGYNNSPEGKNYGYDWGFIIRFVDEAARDFYLPHPDHRALSQPFIRQIVDDV